A genomic region of Oenanthe melanoleuca isolate GR-GAL-2019-014 chromosome 25, OMel1.0, whole genome shotgun sequence contains the following coding sequences:
- the ADAM15 gene encoding disintegrin and metalloproteinase domain-containing protein 15 isoform X3 has product MGEMGPRLLLAAGLLLATSTGSAAGDSSPQHSEELGHSWSVTPWVLRDNRTLSLAEATQGGFPARLAVLLELEGMQLLLELEQNWELVQGTGVLLYYLPDGTRVIQEPSEQEHCCYQGTVQGFPGSWANLCACTGLSGCLWLSDTRSYTLEPDTSSPPGPHVASNLRVRLEPRSCRQGPHPGAEATEPLWPQRGKRAAAEQRVVELVMVVDHAAFQNYPSLQRVRTRTLEIANQLDVFLRPLGVRVALLAVEVWSEGDKITVGSSARAALERFLRWRREELLPQLPHDNAQLLTGAHFDDVSVGMATQGSMCSPTRSGGVSMDHSVSVLVVASTVAHQLGHNLGMRHDSTGRLCDCGDLQHDRSCIMAPPTGLTPGLSFSNCSQQDLEHSLQQGLGWCLSNIPEPQLLTGSPTCGNHLVELGEECDCGLSVECTDPCCNSSSCQLMPGAACATQDTCCQDCQLRRAGHVCRELLGECDLPEFCDGVSRHCPPDTFLQDGQPCAGGRARCYSGACATYGEQCQQLLGPGASPVSSSCMAALNTRGDERGHCGQLPNGSYVTCAQQDISCGMLQCQRGDSPEGSCQGTPLPGDKDVTDVAMVLPGTTCGPGKMCLQHRCQDISILGDQQCQSKCHGHGVCNNHGHCHCERGWAPPTCDSPGVGGSQDSGPAGLERGGSALPTALLLSALLGLALALGLCRARRAGLHKRLCQLGKGTSCQYSAETRVRFLGPGAADGWSGISEPEPRSGSNQGPPARPRPPQWRQATELQVMHGNKDRPPPPTRPLPADPVLLSPQPPGPAKPPPPQRPLPSDPPGPSVPRSESPSGHPYVTVVPARPAPAPPEA; this is encoded by the exons GTGACAGCTCACCGCAGCACAGTGAAGAATTAGGACACTCCTGGTCTGTGACCCCGTGGGTTCTGAGGGATAACCGGACACTCAGCTTGGCAGAAGCGACCCAG GGGGGGTTCCCTGCCCGTCTGGCagtcctgctggagctggaggggatgcagctgctgctggaactggAGCAAAACTG ggagctggtgcAGGGCACGGGGGTGCTGCTCTATTACCTGCCTGATGGCACACGGGTGATCCAGGAGCCCAGCGAGCAG gagcactgctgctaccaggggacagtgcagggcttccctggctcctgggccaatctctgtgcctgcactggACTCAG tggctgcctctggctgtCAGACACCAGGAGCTACACACTGGAGCCAGACACCAGCAGCCCCCCAGGGCCACACGTGGCGTCCAACCTTCGGGTCCGGCTGGAGCCAcggagctgcaggcagggcccCCACCCTGGGGCAGAGGCAACAGAGCCCCTCTGGCCACAGAGG ggcaaGCGGGCAGCGGCGGAGCAGCGCGTTGTGGAGCTGGTGATGGTGGTGGACCACGCTGCG TTCCAGAATTACCCCAGCCTACAGCGTGTTCGTACCCGGACCCTGGAAATAGCCAACCAGTTGGATGTG TTCCTGCGCCCGCTGGGAGTGCGGGTGGCCCTGCTGGCAGTGGAGGTGTGGAGTGAGGGTGACAAGATCACGGTGGGCAGCAGCGCCCGGGCTGCGCTGGAGCGGTTCCTGCGCTGGCGCcgggaggagctgctgccccagctgccccacgACAACGCCCAGCTCCTGAC GGGTGCCCACTTTGATGATGTCTCAGTGGGGATGGCGACTCAAGGCTCCATGTGTTCCCCCACACGCTCCGGGGGGGTCAGCATG gaTCACTCTGTCAGTGTCCTGGTTGTTGCCTCCACCGTGGCCCATCAGCTGGGGCACAACCTGGGCATGCGCCACGACAGCACCGGGCGTCTCTGCGACTGTGGCGACCTCCAGCACGACCGAAGCTGCATCATGGCACCGCCCACGGG gttGACACCTGGCTTGAGCTTCAGcaactgcagccagcaggacctggagcacagcctgcagcagggactgggctgGTGCCTCTCCAACATCCCCGAGCCTCAGCTCCTGACTGGGAGCCCCACCTGCGGGAACCACCTGGTAGAGCTGGGCGAGGAATGTGACTGCGGCCTCAGCGTG GAGTGCACCGATCCTTGCtgcaacagcagctcctgccagctgatGCCAGGGGCCGCGTGTGCCACCCAGGACACCTGCTGCCAGGACTGCCAG CTGCGCCGTGCTGGACACGTGTGTCGGGAGCTGCTGGGCGAGTGTGACTTGCCCGAGTTCTGTGACGGGGTGTCACGGCACTGCCCCCCTGACACGTTCCTGCAGGACGGGCAGCCCTGCGCCGGCGGGCGGGCGCGCTGCTACAGCGGGGCCTGTGCCACCTACggggagcagtgccagcagctgctggggccag GTGCCAGTCCTGtctccagctcctgcatggCTGCCCTGAACACAAGAGGGGATGAACGTGGGCACTGCGGGCAGCTCCCCAACGGCTCCTATGtcacctgtgcccagca ggacatcagctgtgggatgctgcagtgccagcGTGGGGACAGCCCAGAAGGGTCCTGCCAGGGGACCCCCTTGCCTGGGGACAAGGATGTGACCGATGTGGCCATGGTGCTGCCTGGCACCACCTGTGGCCCTGGGAAG ATGTGCCTCCAGCACCGGTGCCAGGACATCTCCATCCTGGGTgaccagcagtgccagagcaaaTGCCACGGGCACGGG GTGTGCAACAACCACGGGCACTGCCACTGTGAGCGGGGCTGGGCCCCCCCAACCTGCGACAGCCCCGGAGTGGGCGGCAGCCAGGACAGCGGCCCCGCCGGCCTGGAGCGAG GGGGAAGCGCCCTGCCCACGGCCCTGCTGCTGAGCGCGCTGCTGGGGCTGGCgctggcactggggctgtgccgTGCCCGCCGTGCCGGCCTGCACAAGCGCCTGTGCCAGCTTGGCAAGGGCACCTCCTGCCAGTACAG TGCTGAGACCCGGGTGCGGTTCCTGGGTCCCGGAGCCGCAGACGGCTGGAGCGG GATCTCGGAGCCAGAGCCCCGGTCGGGCAGCAACCAAGGTCCCCCTGCACGTCCCCGGCCCCCGCAGTGGCGTCAGGCCACGGAGCTGCAGGTCATGCATGGCAACAAG gacaggcCGCCCCCCCCCACACGCCCGCTGCCCGCggaccctgtgctgctgagccctcAG CCCCCAGGTCCAGCCAAACCCCCTCCACCGCAGCGGCCGCTGCCCTCGGACCCCCCGGGCCCTTCGGTGCCCCGCAGCGAGAGCCCCTCTGGGCACCCCTATGTCACCGTGGTTCCTgccag gcccgccccggccccgccagAGGCCTGA
- the ADAM15 gene encoding disintegrin and metalloproteinase domain-containing protein 15 isoform X1 — MGEMGPRLLLAAGLLLATSTGSAAGDSSPQHSEELGHSWSVTPWVLRDNRTLSLAEATQGGFPARLAVLLELEGMQLLLELEQNWELVQGTGVLLYYLPDGTRVIQEPSEQEHCCYQGTVQGFPGSWANLCACTGLSGCLWLSDTRSYTLEPDTSSPPGPHVASNLRVRLEPRSCRQGPHPGAEATEPLWPQRGKRAAAEQRVVELVMVVDHAAFQNYPSLQRVRTRTLEIANQLDVFLRPLGVRVALLAVEVWSEGDKITVGSSARAALERFLRWRREELLPQLPHDNAQLLTGAHFDDVSVGMATQGSMCSPTRSGGVSMDHSVSVLVVASTVAHQLGHNLGMRHDSTGRLCDCGDLQHDRSCIMAPPTGLTPGLSFSNCSQQDLEHSLQQGLGWCLSNIPEPQLLTGSPTCGNHLVELGEECDCGLSVECTDPCCNSSSCQLMPGAACATQDTCCQDCQLRRAGHVCRELLGECDLPEFCDGVSRHCPPDTFLQDGQPCAGGRARCYSGACATYGEQCQQLLGPGASPVSSSCMAALNTRGDERGHCGQLPNGSYVTCAQQDISCGMLQCQRGDSPEGSCQGTPLPGDKDVTDVAMVLPGTTCGPGKMCLQHRCQDISILGDQQCQSKCHGHGVCNNHGHCHCERGWAPPTCDSPGVGGSQDSGPAGLERGGSALPTALLLSALLGLALALGLCRARRAGLHKRLCQLGKGTSCQYSAETRVRFLGPGAADGWSGISEPEPRSGSNQGPPARPRPPQWRQATELQVMHGNKPAALGSARPDPPSRPLPPDPVPKDRPPPPTRPLPADPVLLSPQPPGPAKPPPPQRPLPSDPPGPSVPRSESPSGHPYVTVVPARPAPAPPEA; from the exons GTGACAGCTCACCGCAGCACAGTGAAGAATTAGGACACTCCTGGTCTGTGACCCCGTGGGTTCTGAGGGATAACCGGACACTCAGCTTGGCAGAAGCGACCCAG GGGGGGTTCCCTGCCCGTCTGGCagtcctgctggagctggaggggatgcagctgctgctggaactggAGCAAAACTG ggagctggtgcAGGGCACGGGGGTGCTGCTCTATTACCTGCCTGATGGCACACGGGTGATCCAGGAGCCCAGCGAGCAG gagcactgctgctaccaggggacagtgcagggcttccctggctcctgggccaatctctgtgcctgcactggACTCAG tggctgcctctggctgtCAGACACCAGGAGCTACACACTGGAGCCAGACACCAGCAGCCCCCCAGGGCCACACGTGGCGTCCAACCTTCGGGTCCGGCTGGAGCCAcggagctgcaggcagggcccCCACCCTGGGGCAGAGGCAACAGAGCCCCTCTGGCCACAGAGG ggcaaGCGGGCAGCGGCGGAGCAGCGCGTTGTGGAGCTGGTGATGGTGGTGGACCACGCTGCG TTCCAGAATTACCCCAGCCTACAGCGTGTTCGTACCCGGACCCTGGAAATAGCCAACCAGTTGGATGTG TTCCTGCGCCCGCTGGGAGTGCGGGTGGCCCTGCTGGCAGTGGAGGTGTGGAGTGAGGGTGACAAGATCACGGTGGGCAGCAGCGCCCGGGCTGCGCTGGAGCGGTTCCTGCGCTGGCGCcgggaggagctgctgccccagctgccccacgACAACGCCCAGCTCCTGAC GGGTGCCCACTTTGATGATGTCTCAGTGGGGATGGCGACTCAAGGCTCCATGTGTTCCCCCACACGCTCCGGGGGGGTCAGCATG gaTCACTCTGTCAGTGTCCTGGTTGTTGCCTCCACCGTGGCCCATCAGCTGGGGCACAACCTGGGCATGCGCCACGACAGCACCGGGCGTCTCTGCGACTGTGGCGACCTCCAGCACGACCGAAGCTGCATCATGGCACCGCCCACGGG gttGACACCTGGCTTGAGCTTCAGcaactgcagccagcaggacctggagcacagcctgcagcagggactgggctgGTGCCTCTCCAACATCCCCGAGCCTCAGCTCCTGACTGGGAGCCCCACCTGCGGGAACCACCTGGTAGAGCTGGGCGAGGAATGTGACTGCGGCCTCAGCGTG GAGTGCACCGATCCTTGCtgcaacagcagctcctgccagctgatGCCAGGGGCCGCGTGTGCCACCCAGGACACCTGCTGCCAGGACTGCCAG CTGCGCCGTGCTGGACACGTGTGTCGGGAGCTGCTGGGCGAGTGTGACTTGCCCGAGTTCTGTGACGGGGTGTCACGGCACTGCCCCCCTGACACGTTCCTGCAGGACGGGCAGCCCTGCGCCGGCGGGCGGGCGCGCTGCTACAGCGGGGCCTGTGCCACCTACggggagcagtgccagcagctgctggggccag GTGCCAGTCCTGtctccagctcctgcatggCTGCCCTGAACACAAGAGGGGATGAACGTGGGCACTGCGGGCAGCTCCCCAACGGCTCCTATGtcacctgtgcccagca ggacatcagctgtgggatgctgcagtgccagcGTGGGGACAGCCCAGAAGGGTCCTGCCAGGGGACCCCCTTGCCTGGGGACAAGGATGTGACCGATGTGGCCATGGTGCTGCCTGGCACCACCTGTGGCCCTGGGAAG ATGTGCCTCCAGCACCGGTGCCAGGACATCTCCATCCTGGGTgaccagcagtgccagagcaaaTGCCACGGGCACGGG GTGTGCAACAACCACGGGCACTGCCACTGTGAGCGGGGCTGGGCCCCCCCAACCTGCGACAGCCCCGGAGTGGGCGGCAGCCAGGACAGCGGCCCCGCCGGCCTGGAGCGAG GGGGAAGCGCCCTGCCCACGGCCCTGCTGCTGAGCGCGCTGCTGGGGCTGGCgctggcactggggctgtgccgTGCCCGCCGTGCCGGCCTGCACAAGCGCCTGTGCCAGCTTGGCAAGGGCACCTCCTGCCAGTACAG TGCTGAGACCCGGGTGCGGTTCCTGGGTCCCGGAGCCGCAGACGGCTGGAGCGG GATCTCGGAGCCAGAGCCCCGGTCGGGCAGCAACCAAGGTCCCCCTGCACGTCCCCGGCCCCCGCAGTGGCGTCAGGCCACGGAGCTGCAGGTCATGCATGGCAACAAG CCGGCTGCCCTCGGCTCAGCCCGGCCTGATCCGCCCTCCCGGCCTCTCCCGCCGGACCCTGTGCCCAAG gacaggcCGCCCCCCCCCACACGCCCGCTGCCCGCggaccctgtgctgctgagccctcAG CCCCCAGGTCCAGCCAAACCCCCTCCACCGCAGCGGCCGCTGCCCTCGGACCCCCCGGGCCCTTCGGTGCCCCGCAGCGAGAGCCCCTCTGGGCACCCCTATGTCACCGTGGTTCCTgccag gcccgccccggccccgccagAGGCCTGA